One segment of ANME-2 cluster archaeon DNA contains the following:
- a CDS encoding purine phosphoribosyltransferase family protein yields the protein MHGLLEESLRAAPIVKRGEYNYFIHPITDGVPYLEPELLNEVTDRIIEVLEPDFDKILTIEAMGIHIGTALALRTGKPLSIIRKRAYKLPGEVKVDQSTGYSKGELFLNGISKGDRLVIIDDVISTGGTLKAVWTAVKSVGAAIVDTVVVIERGEGAQLLQVEGLPVKTLVKIVVDADGVKIIE from the coding sequence ATGCACGGTCTACTGGAAGAATCGTTGAGGGCAGCCCCTATTGTGAAACGGGGGGAGTATAATTATTTCATACATCCTATCACAGACGGGGTGCCGTACCTGGAACCGGAACTGCTGAATGAGGTTACAGATAGGATCATTGAAGTATTGGAACCGGATTTTGATAAAATTCTGACCATAGAAGCTATGGGTATCCATATTGGTACGGCGCTGGCTCTTCGGACTGGTAAGCCCCTGTCCATTATCAGGAAACGGGCATACAAGCTTCCTGGTGAAGTAAAGGTAGACCAGTCTACGGGATATTCCAAGGGGGAACTGTTCCTCAACGGGATATCCAAAGGAGACAGACTGGTCATTATTGATGATGTCATCAGTACTGGTGGGACACTGAAGGCTGTATGGACAGCTGTCAAGAGTGTGGGTGCAGCCATTGTGGATACGGTAGTGGTCATAGAACGGGGGGAGGGTGCACAGTTACTTCAAGTCGAAGGACTCCCTGTTAAGACCCTGGTGAAGATCGTTGTGGATGCTGATGGCGTCAAGATTATTGAGTAA